TAATAAAAGGAATTAAAACTTCTTTGAAACAGATCAAAGGGTAATTTTAAAAGAAATTCCAAAAAAGAAAAATTCCAAATTCCAATTTAAAATAGAGTTTGGAATTTTTTGTTTTAATAACGTATTCCTGAACAGTAATCAATTAAGAAAGGAAGATTTTCTTCATTGATAGTCTTTTTAAACATTGTTCTATGATAATCAATTGCTAATTTTTCAATTTTGGTAGTGTCGATTTTATGCTTTTTTATGAGCATCCATTTTACAAAAACTAAAGAATCTATATTGCGAAGTGCGGGTCCGGTGCTTTTGGCATCTAGTTTATGGCAAGCTGCACAATTTGAATTAAAAATTTCTTTTCCCTTTGCAATGTCTTTCGTTATGAAAGCTTGAGTTCCACAAAAGGGAACGGGTATTTGACAATTCAAATCTGGATTTACGGGATTGTACTTTATTTGATAAAATATTACTCCCATAAGCACTATCATAATGGTTATCGATACAGTAAGTATTTGTCTGATTTTTTTCATGTATTGATTTGACGATGATTAGAATTTATAAAATTGACTTTTATTTCTTAATCAACCGAATATATTTTCGTCCACATTCTGAAATCTTCGTATATGAATTC
This is a stretch of genomic DNA from Flavobacterium endoglycinae. It encodes these proteins:
- a CDS encoding c-type cytochrome, which codes for MKKIRQILTVSITIMIVLMGVIFYQIKYNPVNPDLNCQIPVPFCGTQAFITKDIAKGKEIFNSNCAACHKLDAKSTGPALRNIDSLVFVKWMLIKKHKIDTTKIEKLAIDYHRTMFKKTINEENLPFLIDYCSGIRY